The Saccopteryx leptura isolate mSacLep1 chromosome 2, mSacLep1_pri_phased_curated, whole genome shotgun sequence genome has a window encoding:
- the BHLHA9 gene encoding class A basic helix-loop-helix protein 9 produces MHQGIPGPGLRGLKGAESSAKDLGSSCSEAGRDFGVLRKNGAPRGLDEAEEVPNSRKRTRPVRSKARRVAANVRERKRILDYNEAFNALRRALRHDLGGKRLSKIATLRRAIHRITALSLVLRASPAPRWPCGHLECHGQAEWAGDTGSSPPRPALPSAGLFAPCCASCSPHTSLGRPVTEAQCLAQASSGSWRRCPGAPFTWPLGHPRVGSGLGYQHP; encoded by the coding sequence ATGCACCAAGGCATTCCGGGACCAGGCCTCAGGGGCCTGAAGGGGGCCGAAAGCTCTGCCAAGGACTTGGGGAGCTCTTGCTCGGAGGCTGGGAGGGATTTTGGCGTGCTGAGAAAGAACGGCGCCCCGCGCGGCCTGGATGAGGCAGAGGAGGTGCCGAACAGTAGAAAGCGCACTAGGCCAGTGCGGTCCAAGGCGCGGCGGGTGGCGGCCAACGTGCGGGAGCGCAAGCGCATCCTGGACTACAACGAGGCTTTCAACGCGCTGCGACGGGCGCTGCGGCACGACCTGGGTGGCAAGAGGCTCTCCAAGATCGCCACGCTGCGCAGGGCCATCCACCGCATCACCGCGCTCTCCCTGGTCCTGCGCGCCAGCCCTGCGCCCCGCTGGCCCTGTGGGCACCTGGAGTGCCACGGCCAGGCTGAGTGGGCCGGGGACACTGGCTCCAGCCCGCCACGGCCCGCCCTACCGTCTGCTGGGCTCTTCGCACCGTGCTGTGCCTCGTGCTCCCCGCACACGTCCCTGGGACGGCCAGTGACAGAGGCGCAGTGTTTAGCTCAGGCCTCCTCTGGAAGCTGGCGCAGGTGTCCAGGGGCACCCTTTACCTGGCCGCTGGGCCACCCGCGGGTGGGCTCCGGGCTGGGCTACCAGCACCCCTGA